In the genome of Mucisphaera calidilacus, one region contains:
- the topA gene encoding type I DNA topoisomerase, with protein MAKKKTTKKKTGGAASKGRRSQSIKVADAKGKHLVIVESPTKAKTINKYLGSDYLVMASVGHVRDLPSRNPKGVKNPVPGVNLEQQFEPTYEILPDKKKTVSELKKAAKYADDVWFATDLDREGEAIAWHLAHALDIDLEGAKRVVFNAITKTEIERAFHHPRPIDENRVNAQQARRIVDRIVGYQVSPLLWKKVAGGLSAGRVQSVAVRLVVEREREIDAFIPDESWRLGALMATDPSEAPKLGELWQAFLDGATENGRTVKEQNAWLSEHAVLRAELVGIDDADVKNADEQQILDVAKRLGYELEKLDVVEDPKGKGPAKQLKTAIGVVSASPPDYAIESIATKRTTSKPGAPFITSSLQQAAANRYSFALQRTMRVAQQLYEGIDLGGARGQTGLITYMRTDSTHLAPEAIAAARDHIGSAYGDDYLPEKPNYYSSSNKSAQEAHEAIRPTDVTVRPSDIRGKLNEDQFKLYDLIWKRFVSCQMTPAKWDATTVSIRADLNPGSAKLRASGRKLVFDGFYRVTGVPQSDDVILPELSEGQKVAPLDIKPTQHFTAPPPRYTEASLQKKLEEEGIGRPSTYAAIIQTIQDRKYVEPLMPRDRRLCATDLGMVVTDMLIEAFPEILNVAYTREMESQLDHIEDERNDWHQMVAAFYEPFAVQLEKAHEELTHAKAVTEPAPHKCEQCGADTVYRFGKNGRFLSCSRYPDCKYAAPIDREGNPQSPEMTDILCPEDGKPMIRRTGRFGPFLAASTYPEVKFILKLDPKKGHVVLPKTPPMLTGITCPKCEERELYLRESKRGPWLSCSGFPKCRGRAAWSSLDEEKQAELEKKWAEHQKENPVPEIRTASGRVLKEGDDYIPEIAGSEEPAGSVVARDDAA; from the coding sequence ATGGCGAAAAAGAAGACGACCAAGAAGAAGACAGGCGGCGCGGCCTCGAAGGGCCGGCGGTCGCAGTCGATCAAGGTCGCCGACGCCAAGGGCAAGCACCTTGTCATCGTCGAGAGCCCGACCAAGGCCAAGACGATCAACAAGTACCTCGGCAGCGACTACCTGGTGATGGCGAGCGTGGGCCACGTCCGTGACCTGCCCTCACGCAACCCCAAGGGCGTCAAGAACCCGGTTCCGGGCGTCAACCTCGAACAGCAGTTCGAGCCGACCTACGAGATCCTGCCCGACAAGAAGAAAACGGTCAGCGAGCTTAAGAAGGCGGCCAAGTACGCGGACGACGTCTGGTTCGCGACCGACCTCGACCGCGAGGGAGAGGCGATCGCGTGGCATCTGGCTCATGCGCTGGACATCGACCTCGAGGGCGCCAAGCGGGTGGTCTTCAACGCGATTACGAAGACGGAGATCGAACGAGCCTTTCATCATCCCCGGCCGATCGACGAGAACCGGGTCAATGCGCAGCAGGCAAGACGGATTGTGGACCGCATCGTCGGTTACCAGGTCTCGCCTCTGCTCTGGAAGAAGGTGGCCGGCGGGCTGAGTGCGGGTCGTGTGCAGTCGGTTGCGGTGCGTCTCGTGGTCGAGCGTGAACGCGAGATCGATGCCTTCATCCCCGACGAGTCCTGGCGGCTGGGTGCGTTGATGGCGACCGACCCGTCGGAGGCGCCGAAGCTCGGTGAACTCTGGCAGGCTTTTCTTGACGGCGCGACCGAGAACGGCCGCACGGTCAAGGAACAGAACGCGTGGCTCTCCGAGCACGCCGTGTTGCGTGCCGAATTGGTCGGGATCGATGACGCCGACGTGAAGAACGCCGACGAGCAGCAGATCCTCGATGTGGCGAAACGTCTCGGCTACGAGCTTGAGAAACTCGATGTCGTGGAGGACCCAAAGGGCAAGGGGCCGGCGAAGCAGCTCAAGACGGCGATCGGCGTGGTGTCGGCTTCTCCGCCGGACTACGCCATCGAATCGATCGCAACCAAACGCACAACAAGCAAGCCGGGCGCGCCGTTCATCACGTCGAGTCTGCAGCAGGCCGCGGCGAACCGCTACAGCTTCGCGCTCCAGCGGACGATGCGTGTCGCGCAGCAGCTGTATGAAGGCATCGACCTGGGTGGCGCTCGCGGCCAGACAGGCCTGATCACCTACATGCGTACCGATTCGACGCACCTTGCGCCCGAGGCGATCGCAGCGGCACGCGACCACATCGGCAGCGCGTACGGCGACGACTACCTGCCCGAGAAGCCCAACTATTACAGCTCCTCGAACAAGAGCGCGCAGGAGGCGCACGAGGCGATCCGCCCGACAGACGTGACGGTCCGCCCGAGTGACATCCGCGGCAAGCTCAACGAGGATCAGTTCAAGCTCTACGACCTGATCTGGAAGCGTTTCGTCTCCTGCCAGATGACCCCCGCCAAGTGGGACGCCACCACGGTCAGCATCCGCGCGGACCTCAACCCCGGTTCGGCCAAGCTGCGTGCCTCGGGCCGGAAGCTGGTCTTCGACGGTTTTTACCGCGTGACGGGCGTGCCGCAGAGCGACGACGTGATCCTGCCGGAGTTGTCGGAGGGTCAGAAAGTCGCGCCGCTGGACATCAAGCCGACGCAGCACTTCACCGCGCCGCCACCCCGGTACACCGAGGCGTCGCTGCAGAAGAAGCTCGAGGAAGAGGGCATCGGACGGCCGTCGACGTACGCGGCCATCATCCAGACGATTCAGGACCGCAAGTACGTCGAGCCGCTGATGCCTCGCGACCGCCGACTCTGTGCCACGGACCTGGGCATGGTGGTGACCGACATGCTCATCGAGGCGTTCCCGGAGATCCTGAACGTCGCCTACACGCGTGAGATGGAGAGTCAGCTCGATCACATCGAGGACGAGCGCAACGACTGGCACCAGATGGTCGCGGCCTTCTACGAGCCGTTCGCGGTGCAGCTCGAGAAGGCGCACGAGGAACTGACACACGCCAAGGCCGTCACCGAACCCGCCCCCCACAAGTGCGAGCAGTGCGGCGCCGACACGGTCTACCGTTTTGGCAAGAACGGCCGATTCCTGTCGTGCAGCCGGTACCCCGACTGCAAGTATGCGGCGCCGATCGATCGTGAGGGCAACCCGCAGTCGCCCGAGATGACCGACATCCTCTGCCCGGAGGACGGCAAGCCGATGATTCGGCGGACGGGTCGTTTCGGGCCGTTCCTTGCGGCGTCGACCTACCCCGAGGTGAAGTTCATCCTGAAGCTCGATCCGAAGAAGGGTCACGTGGTGCTGCCCAAGACCCCGCCGATGCTCACGGGTATTACCTGCCCGAAGTGCGAGGAGCGTGAGCTGTATCTGCGCGAGAGCAAGCGAGGGCCCTGGCTCAGTTGCTCGGGCTTCCCGAAGTGTCGAGGCCGGGCGGCATGGAGCTCACTCGACGAGGAGAAGCAGGCAGAGCTCGAGAAGAAATGGGCGGAGCATCAGAAGGAGAACCCGGTGCCCGAGATCCGCACGGCGAGCGGCCGCGTGCTCAAGGAGGGCGATGACTACATCCCCGAGATCGCGGGCTCAGAAGAACCGGCAGGCAGTGTCGTGGCGCGTGACGACGCGGCCTGA
- a CDS encoding ribbon-helix-helix domain-containing protein — MGKEIQFEVPEGLHDFICAQSGAGGLYATTDEYLRDLIRRDYERQQAGRWQSLLHELEQGMEADDSDFQPLDMDAIKADAKKQASTDAA, encoded by the coding sequence ATGGGCAAGGAAATCCAGTTTGAAGTACCCGAGGGACTGCACGATTTCATCTGCGCGCAGTCGGGTGCAGGCGGCCTGTACGCCACCACGGACGAGTACCTACGCGACTTGATCCGACGTGATTACGAGCGTCAGCAGGCGGGACGCTGGCAATCCCTGCTTCATGAACTCGAACAAGGCATGGAGGCCGATGATTCCGACTTCCAGCCGCTGGATATGGACGCGATAAAGGCTGACGCGAAGAAGCAGGCAAGCACGGATGCCGCATGA
- a CDS encoding type II toxin-antitoxin system RelE/ParE family toxin, protein MGRGTGGRYLDGLDEMLKRLAKSRSAWRSVRFTDALNGLWMCRYAQHIIFFRELSGQRIGVITVMHATMDLPERLLEEIDKQ, encoded by the coding sequence CTGGGGCGAGGCACAGGCGGACGATACCTCGATGGCCTTGACGAAATGCTCAAGAGACTCGCAAAGAGCCGTTCGGCATGGCGGTCAGTTCGGTTCACTGACGCACTGAATGGGCTCTGGATGTGTCGATATGCACAGCACATCATCTTTTTCCGCGAGTTGTCCGGGCAGAGAATCGGCGTGATCACGGTGATGCACGCAACAATGGATTTACCGGAGAGGCTGCTCGAGGAAATTGACAAGCAGTGA
- the glnA gene encoding type I glutamate--ammonia ligase gives MTPKQVIALIKKEGIEYVDCRFMDFPGLWQHVTYDAEQLNEEAFETGFGFDGSSIRGWQAINESDMLLVPVADTAHRDPFLDRPTLAIICDIKDPVTRKQYSRDPRSIAKKAEVYLKQSKLADHAMFGPELEFFVFDSVHYDQRVNTATYAVDSVEGIWNRGSKDPANLGYQVRQREGYFPIPPMDSMTDLRSEMASVMKQMGLPIEAHHHEVATGGQAEIDLQYAPLLRMADMCMMYKYIVKQVAARHGRVATFMPKPLWGDNGSGMHTHFSLWKSGKPLFAGPRYAGLSQMALYAVGGILRHAHSLLALTNPTTNSFKRLVPGYEAPVHLCYSSRNRSAAIRIPVYHNKPGSKRIEFRCPDSSANPYLAFAAITMAAIDGIKNKIDPGEPLDRNIYDLEPETTENLDRAPADLESALVALEEDHDYLLEGDVFTQDVIHYWIRYKRENEIDALRQRPHPYEFCMYFDV, from the coding sequence ATGACACCCAAGCAGGTCATCGCGCTGATCAAGAAAGAGGGCATCGAGTACGTCGACTGCCGCTTTATGGATTTCCCGGGGCTCTGGCAGCACGTCACCTACGACGCCGAGCAACTCAACGAGGAAGCTTTTGAAACCGGCTTCGGTTTTGACGGCTCCTCCATCCGCGGCTGGCAGGCGATCAACGAGTCGGACATGCTCCTGGTCCCGGTAGCCGACACGGCGCACCGCGACCCATTTCTCGACCGCCCCACTCTGGCGATCATCTGCGACATCAAGGATCCGGTCACTCGCAAGCAGTATTCACGTGACCCTCGATCCATCGCCAAGAAGGCGGAGGTCTACCTCAAGCAATCCAAACTCGCCGACCACGCCATGTTCGGGCCCGAGCTCGAGTTCTTTGTCTTCGACAGCGTTCACTACGACCAGCGGGTCAACACCGCGACCTACGCCGTCGATTCGGTCGAGGGTATCTGGAACCGCGGCTCGAAAGACCCGGCCAATCTCGGTTACCAGGTCCGACAGCGCGAAGGCTACTTCCCCATCCCGCCGATGGACTCCATGACCGATCTGCGTTCGGAGATGGCGTCGGTCATGAAGCAGATGGGACTCCCGATCGAGGCCCACCACCACGAGGTGGCGACCGGCGGTCAGGCCGAGATCGACCTGCAGTATGCGCCCCTGCTGCGTATGGCCGACATGTGCATGATGTACAAGTACATCGTCAAGCAGGTGGCGGCTCGGCACGGCCGCGTGGCGACCTTCATGCCCAAGCCGCTCTGGGGCGACAACGGATCGGGCATGCACACCCACTTCTCGCTCTGGAAGTCGGGCAAGCCGCTCTTCGCAGGGCCACGCTACGCCGGCCTCTCCCAGATGGCCCTCTACGCCGTCGGCGGGATCCTCCGGCACGCCCACTCTCTGCTCGCCCTCACCAACCCGACGACCAACTCCTTCAAGCGGCTCGTCCCGGGCTACGAGGCACCGGTTCACCTCTGCTACTCCTCACGCAATCGGTCCGCCGCCATCCGCATCCCCGTCTATCACAACAAACCCGGGTCCAAACGCATCGAGTTCCGCTGCCCCGATTCCTCCGCCAACCCCTACCTGGCCTTCGCCGCCATCACGATGGCCGCGATCGATGGGATCAAGAATAAGATCGACCCCGGCGAACCGCTCGACCGCAACATCTACGACCTCGAGCCCGAGACCACCGAAAACCTGGACCGGGCTCCCGCCGACCTCGAATCGGCACTGGTCGCGCTCGAGGAAGACCACGACTACCTGCTCGAGGGCGACGTCTTTACGCAGGACGTCATCCACTACTGGATTCGTTACAAGCGTGAGAACGAGATCGACGCCCTCCGCCAACGCCCGCATCCCTACGAATTCTGCATGTATTTCGACGTCTGA
- a CDS encoding phosphomannomutase/phosphoglucomutase codes for MLPKIFKAYDVRATHPDPLNEDAAYCVGFGAGQFLQKENDGPGKILVSRDMRPHSPKLAAALIHGIRASGMDVIDLGMADTSFLYFAIPHLDAVGGIQTTASHNPVQYNGFKISGKGARPIGATTGLKEIEQLASDAWGSKREATGSLEELDLWDDYRKHIHTFLPTLNRPLKLYVDASNGMAGKLVPQVFDGVENLEVIKLNFEITGSFVHDPNPLVAENMVPTQEGVRQNAAHLGACFDGDADRCMLVDEQGSIIGCDHLTAWLASHFLKQDPGSTIIYDLRSSKVVEETIKSLGGTPAKSRVGHVFMKALLRETGGVFGGELSGHFYFRDNSFADSGAILLAVALGVLAETDQPLSSIINPLKKYPQSGEINFRTEDKESVLAALKSDYAEGAVIDELDGVSIDAFENKGWWFNVRASNTEPLLRLNAEARDPEALASLLGELKPRLGEEAQGH; via the coding sequence ATGCTCCCCAAGATTTTCAAGGCCTACGACGTCCGTGCTACCCACCCCGACCCGCTCAACGAGGACGCGGCCTACTGCGTCGGCTTCGGTGCCGGTCAGTTCCTGCAGAAGGAGAACGACGGGCCGGGCAAGATCCTCGTCTCGCGTGACATGCGCCCTCACTCGCCCAAACTCGCCGCGGCTTTGATCCACGGCATCCGGGCCTCGGGCATGGACGTCATCGACCTGGGCATGGCCGACACCTCCTTCCTCTACTTCGCGATCCCGCACCTCGACGCCGTTGGCGGCATCCAGACGACCGCGTCACACAATCCTGTTCAGTACAACGGCTTCAAGATCTCGGGCAAAGGCGCACGCCCGATCGGCGCTACCACGGGACTCAAGGAGATCGAGCAGCTCGCGTCCGACGCCTGGGGCTCGAAGCGGGAAGCCACCGGCTCACTCGAAGAACTCGACCTCTGGGACGACTATCGCAAGCACATCCACACGTTCCTCCCCACGCTCAACCGACCGCTCAAGCTCTACGTTGATGCCTCCAACGGCATGGCCGGCAAGCTCGTGCCGCAGGTCTTTGACGGCGTGGAGAATCTTGAAGTCATCAAGCTCAACTTCGAGATCACCGGGTCGTTCGTCCACGACCCCAACCCGCTGGTCGCCGAGAACATGGTGCCGACGCAGGAGGGTGTCCGTCAGAACGCGGCCCACCTCGGCGCCTGCTTCGATGGCGACGCCGACCGCTGCATGCTCGTCGATGAGCAGGGATCGATCATCGGCTGCGACCACCTGACGGCCTGGCTCGCGTCACACTTCCTTAAGCAGGACCCCGGATCGACCATCATCTACGACCTCCGTTCGAGCAAGGTTGTCGAGGAGACCATCAAGTCGCTCGGCGGCACGCCCGCCAAGTCGCGCGTTGGCCACGTCTTCATGAAGGCCCTGCTCCGCGAAACAGGCGGCGTCTTTGGCGGCGAACTGTCGGGGCACTTCTACTTCCGCGATAACAGCTTCGCCGACTCGGGCGCGATCCTGCTCGCGGTTGCGTTGGGCGTTCTCGCCGAGACGGACCAGCCTCTCTCCTCGATCATCAACCCCCTCAAGAAGTACCCGCAGTCGGGCGAGATCAACTTCCGTACCGAGGACAAGGAATCCGTCCTCGCCGCCCTGAAATCGGACTACGCCGAGGGCGCGGTCATCGACGAACTCGACGGCGTCTCGATCGATGCCTTCGAGAACAAGGGCTGGTGGTTCAACGTCCGCGCTTCCAACACCGAGCCGCTGCTCCGCCTGAACGCCGAGGCCCGCGATCCCGAAGCCCTTGCTTCGCTGCTCGGCGAACTCAAGCCGCGTCTCGGCGAGGAAGCCCAGGGCCACTGA